GTGTGTGTTTTAATCAATGTGAACAAACTTTCATTCAAATTCACAATAAGAATTTCATACATTTTTTGTTGAGTGTTAATGTCCGTTTTCACTGGTGCAAATAGATATACAAAATAGAGCGATGGACTTTTCTTTTTGTGGACTAAGGAATTATGGTTGGTCCAGTTTTTTTACTCAATCTTCCTACTTGTTATCCTTCCTGCAATGAATGAAAATATATCAACagataaagatttttttttcaatcctaATATTCAAACTACATCTTGTATTCTAAAATGCATTTCAATAACAAATGTTGTGAACAACTgaatataaaataaatcaagacAAGTATGTGCATACGTATGATCTTGTAGTTTTTTAAGTGTAACGATCAGACTCATTTTAAACTTAACAATTATGAGTTGatcttattttaatttcttattgTAATGCAAATTTatacttttaatttattttcatgtaaatATGATACTTGTATTTGAATTAAGTaaataatggaaaaaaaaattatctataTTTTTGGTCATGCCGTTTTTATAACTTCaaatttatagtttttttttactctaaatattttcctaataattttaattatcaaTCTTCAGTGTATTTTGGCAACTTAGTTCATGTAATTTACTCTAttacaaaaatattattttgtagACACCATTGCACATTTGTcactatataatatatatatcattGTAACTTCAGGATCTAAGGATCAGAGGCACAATGTAGTGTATCATATTATTATTCAATGACACAAAGCACAATTAAATCTATTGCTAAGGACAAAAGATGAATATAACAGTGGTGACTGGAGAGTAACAAAGTTTTACTACATTTGTTTTTGGTCAAAGATAATGAAAGTCTTACTACATTGAAGACCTattgttttgtttgtgggtttgaTTTTTCATTGGGCCTGATTATAGACAAAAATATGTTGGGCCAAATTCTCCAGTGATTGAGCATATTCCAGAAATCAGAAGTGATTCATTCAGTCAGGGGAAGGTACTAGAAGTAGAAGTGTGTCAtacaatccaatccaatccaatccaatccaacaAACATAAATACACGCTTCTTGGATTGGATTCTTTAAAAGCGATACTTGACGTTAGgggttttctctctttctctttctctttctctctctcgcACAAAAGAGTAACTAGGGTTTTACACCACCCCCTTCGTTTTTCCTCAATCGTACCAATCATGAGGTAACACCTACAATTCCAGCATCTTCCTCTGTTAACTGCATCTCCTTTCGCAATCTCTTAGCTCAGATTCTTGTATTGTCGCTCTTTTGCCTTTTTTTATTTCTCGATTTTTTTTCTCTGCTTTGCCTTCAATTTCTGCGATTCGGCACCGTAATCGCGTTTTTATCGATTAAATTTGATATGGGTTGTCTTTATCTTATGttaagattatttttttgttcttaTGATATGTTGGATTGTGATTCACTGATTTGGGACTGTTCAATATTCAATTGTCAGTGATAATATGAATGAACTGAACTGTTTTAgggtttgattttgattttctttgcCTTGTATGATCTCTAATTCTCTATGTTGTTGCATTTCCAATGCAGTTCCAGTCGTCATCCAGAGGTCAAATGGGCACAGAGAGAAGACAAGGTCTATATCACTGTCCAATTGCCTGATTCCAAAGATGCTAAAGTAGATCTTACCCCAGATGGTGTTTTTACCTTCACTGCTAGTGCTGGTGCTGGAGACAAACCATATGAGGTCAAGCTTGAGCTTTTTGACAAGGTCAATGTAGAGGTGAGAAGATCTTCCCAATGAGCTGAATATTAGTTTCTCTACTTTGGTTTCTTGTTATGCTTTGATGATATGGTGTTCTTTGAATTATTTGTAATGTGATTTTTCCACCATTCTCTTGTTTCAGGAGAGCAAAATTAATATTGGGGTGCGAAGCATATTCTCTGTGGTGCAGAAGGCAGAGAGTGGATGGTGGAAAAGGTTGTTGCGTGGAGAAGGCAAGCCTCCACATTATGTGAAAGTGGATTGGGATAAATGGGtggatgaggatgaagaagatgttGTTGGTATGTTGCCAGTCCTGTTCTTCTTCTGATAATGTTTTTATTTGTTATGGATGGCAATATAGTATAACTCATTATCTGATTGAATTATcttgttgtttgtttgtttgttagcTGAACCTGATATGGGAGGGATGGACTTCTCGGTATGCGTTATGTTCCTCTGATTCTCTGTTTCAACTCTTTGGTTTATTATATTGTGTTGacattatgattttttttattcagaAATTTGGTGGAATGGGTATGGGCGGTGATGGAGGACTTGGAGGTCTTGGAGGACTTGGAGGGATGGGTGGAATGGGAGGGATGGGTGGAATGGGAGGATTGGGAGGAATGGAAGGATTGGGAGGAATGGATTTCTCTGTATGTTATGCTCTTCGTTAATTATTTGATGTTGATTTAGTGTTCTCTTGTTGATTTATGCCCTAATTACTTGTGCATGCTGCAGAAATTTGGTGGGATGGGTGATGATGCAATGGACGATTTTGAGGGAAGTGACGATGAAGGTAAGAGTGCACTATTTGTAGCTTGAAATTTGTTTTCTGCAGGATACTTTGTTGTCAGCATGCTTATTTTTTGGAAATGGTTTCTGGATTTTCCTTGCTATGGTAATATGTCTACATGTACATGCAGGGTGGTTTACTGTTTAAGGAAATAGGAATTTATGACTGTATGTTGCTTGTAGGGTTTATTAAGTATtaactgaattttgttgatGAGTTTTTACATCCATCAGCTATTGGGTTTTGGTGGACAAGTTTATCGTTGTGAAGTTGGGAGGTGAATGTTGAGAGTTTATAGGGGCAGCAGGTCAGAACTAAGATACAAAGTGAAAACTTGGCCGCTATGCCTCAGGGTTCTATCATTGAAATGTCCAGTTCTGtagtaaattttatttttgatgagTGTCTTGGAGTTGATGGTCTTCTAGGGATCAGAGTGTGTAGCTTATGAAATATAGAACTTACCGTTAAAGTTGAATAGTTAGCTCAATGTTTTGCTTGAACTCCTGATTTGTATGAACTAATATAGCTTATAAGCTTGGCTAATTCTGTGTGTTGCACCTCCTCTAACCAGTGGTTTATCCAGAGTTTTATCTTCAATGCTGTCATGTACCCCTAGTAAAGCATTCACAAGTTGCCCAGTTCTGtagtaaattttatttttgatgagTGTCTTGGAGTTGATAGTCTTCTAGGGATCAGAGTGTGTAGCTTATGAAATATAGAACTTACCGTTAAAGTTGAATAGTTAGCTCAATGTTTTGCTTGAACTCCTGATTTGTATGAACTAATATAGCTTATAAGCTTGGCTAATTCTGTGTGTTGCACCTCCTCTAACCACTGGTTTATCCAGAGTTTTATCTTCAATGCTGCCATGTACCCCTAGTAAAGCATTCACAAGTTGCCTTTTGTACTGTCTCTCATAGTGACAGAAGATTCCTACTTCATGTGTGGCAATTCAggatttattatatttattgtcAGACTTATATCCTCATCAAACAAAAGATAGGTTGCATGATTTTTGCATGAGATAATTCTATAGGCTGACCAAGAATACTTTTGTTTCCTAACTTTATAGAGCAAGAAGTGTCAAAGCCGGGAGAAGCGTCTAAGCCAGCAGAACAAGAGGCTGTCAAGAGCGCCAGTGAAGCAACAACTGAGAAAGCCGAAGCTGCCCCGAGCACATAATTCCCTAGCTGTTCAAGAGGCCATCCTTGAAGCTGCTCCGAGCACATAATGCCCTAGCAGCTCAAGATATCATCCTTGAAAATGCTTATAAAGTGTGCCGCGAATATTTTTCTTCTATATGCCATTGACTGGTAGTTGTTTTCTTCTATATGCCATTGACTGGTAGTTGTTTAAGCGGAGACTATCATGTTCTCGTGTTGGTTTAACATTTAGCATGTATTATTCACCCGAAATAGTAACTATGCTTGCATTAGGATATTTTATAATTGAGATTTTCGTTTTCATGCGTGAATGGAggtatttaattttgtttttatgttCCATGTGCTTGTTTGGATGATTTGTTCGAGACAAGGTGATCTTGGGTTATATCTTAAATCATATGAAAACGGTGTTTTTTCCCCCACTTATTATGGTAGATTGGTAGTTATAGATTCAAAGTTGTGTAATTTTATGATGAGACAAGAGGTGTTCATGATCAAAAATTATATCTGCCATGATTTATCAAAGATGGCTAGCCTAGGGGTGAAGCTTAATTTAAGGGGTGTGTGTTCTAGACTTATATTGGGTTTAGAACATAATTTGCTTTTGCATGATTGGAATTGTTTTATGAATCGGTGTTTATTCCATAAGAACTTGAAATTTCAATGTAAATCCGATGGGAGACGCGAGAGCTGTATGTTTCTCATAGAACGAAGTTCTTTTGATGTTtgaaggcccagtttggaagagcttatttgagcttatttgacagcataagctcttatgtcagtgtttgggacggcttatgcaaacagtttatgacctgccataagctattttcagcttattttcataagctactcaggatagcttatgaaaaacagcttatgcttatatacagcttatttttaatttattttaataaattttcaaaaatagcttatgaataagcgcttatgtcataagcgcttatgaccataagtgcttaattaagctgtttttccaaacggggccgaAATTGTTTGGTTCTTTAATGTCAAATAGTTAATTTGTCCTTTTCTTGAGATAGTTTAATCATCAAttgtatttttatatttcttttttaaacttcACTGCAAACTTATATACAATGTGAAGTCCATCAGAAAGTCAATTAACCTTAGTAGAGAATTAGAGATGGACCAGACTTTTATTGGGAATTCGAGTTCTGTGGATGAATTAGACCTAGAAAAAAAGTTGTGTTTGAAAATCCACACTAGTGTAGCTGAATTGTGTATCCTTGTGTGTAGCTTGGGCATCATTGAGCGGGCATTACCTTCTTTAATCTTCTAGCAGTCAGTTAAATGATAGTATTGAGACTGGGATTACGTGAGCTAATGGGTCAGAATTGCTTGAAAAATCAAGATGGTCCATTCTAGTGATAAGTAAAACAATGTGCCACTAATTGGCATAACAAGTTATAGATAATTGGTAATccttcgaccaaaaaaaaaaagataattggTAATCTTGCCCAAGTAGCGAACGATCTGCCACTTTCTAATATGCCTTCAAATTGTCCAATGAGAACTTGTTTTCTCTTTGAATACGTTTGGTTATTGCTTAGTGGAGCATTGTCCTTCCAATTTATCACTGGATAATAGGTGTTGTTCGTTTAAATCAAACTTGAACACTAGGAGACAAAACACCTTTTTGGAATAACTTTGATTTAGTATGAGTACCTAAACATTGTGTTTAAAACTCTTAAGGACGCATCCTCCATTCCATAatttgtttaaggttatgcataTTATTTAAGAACTCACTCTTTAGTAATTTTAGACTGAAAtacctttatttatttttattcattatttattttttcacaaTCAAACGTGAACCCACATGGACTCTAATAATTTCATTTTAGTACTATCCAGGCATATCAAACTAGCCCGTGATATTAGAGTAAGAGTAATGTAAAATGTTCTTTTCTAAAACGAAATAGATCAGAGTAGTGGAAAAGTATTATGGACTTGTGCCTCAATTATACTATAGGGAGAGAAAGCAGACTAGGAATTATAACAAAAGATAGTGGTGATAGGTGTCAGATTATTAAGGGTATgtaggagagaaagggagaaaaAAATGTATTGAAAAAATGTGAACATATTCTAAAACAACCTATATTTTGAAATGGAGGAAGTATAAACCACTAAGTTTACTCAAGTCTCCAAATTGATCAATtagaaatttttatttatttcacgCGTGAATGAGGAGAACATTACATCCATTTGGTTGATGGAGGAATAACAATCTACATATACCGGAATCATCTTCCCGGAGTTCAAACATATATCTCTTTTGGTAGATCCATCACATGTGAATTGAGAAACCTTGATAAATTTATCAGGTCTCATGTTGTTCAAGTCGATACCCATGTAACTGTTATTAGTAGCTTACAGTCGAGGACGATGTCTAACTCCACAACGAACAAGTGGTTTAAGAAGCTCTTAGAATCTTT
This is a stretch of genomic DNA from Lotus japonicus ecotype B-129 chromosome 1, LjGifu_v1.2. It encodes these proteins:
- the LOC130731112 gene encoding uncharacterized protein OsI_027940 isoform X2; translation: MSSSRHPEVKWAQREDKVYITVQLPDSKDAKVDLTPDGVFTFTASAGAGDKPYEVKLELFDKVNVEESKINIGVRSIFSVVQKAESGWWKRLLRGEGKPPHYVKVDWDKWVDEDEEDVVAEPDMGGMDFSKFGGMGDDAMDDFEGSDDEEQEVSKPGEASKPAEQEAVKSASEATTEKAEAAPST
- the LOC130731112 gene encoding uncharacterized protein Os08g0359500 isoform X1, with protein sequence MSSSRHPEVKWAQREDKVYITVQLPDSKDAKVDLTPDGVFTFTASAGAGDKPYEVKLELFDKVNVEESKINIGVRSIFSVVQKAESGWWKRLLRGEGKPPHYVKVDWDKWVDEDEEDVVAEPDMGGMDFSKFGGMGMGGDGGLGGLGGLGGMGGMGGMGGMGGLGGMEGLGGMDFSKFGGMGDDAMDDFEGSDDEEQEVSKPGEASKPAEQEAVKSASEATTEKAEAAPST